Sequence from the Hylaeus volcanicus isolate JK05 chromosome 1, UHH_iyHylVolc1.0_haploid, whole genome shotgun sequence genome:
TAGGAATTTTGCGTCAGCGTAATTTACCCGAACATTGTACATAATGATATGCTGTGCTTGTCctcatttcctttttttttttttttgttatcgtaCTTAATATCAagggtattattattattattattttaaagatgtttcgaataaaaattatttaattcaaaagtaGAGACAAATTCATCGGTATGTTGCAAAAGTGCTTCCATAATATAATGAAACGAATCGATAGAATAGAAAGCAAGAGAACAATTCAATCTTCTAGAAATTGTTACCTACAGTCAGACTCCTTTCGTAATCACTGGTACAATTGTTTGGACCAAACGAAGCAAGCAACTTCTTTCTGATatcgaaagaaacaaagacGTTAAAGCGGCGGAGATAAAAGCCGAGTTCTCTGCAACAAAGTGCTCGTTActtcgttcgaataatttcgCTGATTGCTCGGGAACGTGAGTTTCAATTTACGAAAATTCCCCACGCAGATTGAACGAGCAAAGAGCATCAGGGTACGAAGAACCGAATGTGTGACCAACACTGTGACCTGTGACAGGGCCTCCAATGAAGCGGAACCGCCGACCACCAGCAAAAAGTCAGGGATCGTCCGCAGTCATCAACAGAGCTGCATCAACAGAGCAGCTAAGGAGACAAAAACTGCTGGCACTTTAGCAGTGGTCGTAGGTGGATTCGTAGCATGTTGGTTACCTTTCTTCATTCTCTATTTGGCCACACCGTTCGTGCCCATGAACCCGCCGGATGTCCTAATGCCAGCTCTAACGTGGCTAGgtataacatattttattaccgAACTGAGGATTTTTATGCGTTTagaggaaatttgaatatataagaAACTGTGAAATGCACAGAGTacgcaataatataaaaaatgttgaaagtaaagctcgtattataatatttgcacagtaaaatgtatttcttgtttaggttcaatatttataaatacatttgcgaagattttattttgcataaggATCTACAGTTTACTTATTACTAAACTGCGGGTATTAATGAAGTTATAATATGTGTAATAAATacgcaaaatgaaataaatacacaaaaacATACATAGTCGCGAATGAGtgcataaatatatgaaatatgaaaaataaaatacacattgCATCGTTTAGAAGACAAAACATGCGTTAAACCTTCGACTTACGAACGATtcttgctggaaattctaagaggcgtagaggggtgaatttaaagaaaaaatatcagcttataagGTACGATAAGAcggaacaaaaataaaaattaaaaacttgaaagaccctttttcctgaaattcaatttttccaacgagcttctaatttttcaatttttattttcgaaactaagcgtcctatgaataaacggtaaatataacaaaatttcgtctcatcatcctctataagctgatatttttaaaaaattgatttaacgaattcaaacatttctctgagtcGATTTCTCGAAGGcatacataatatatgtatacgcccttcgcagtcaaaaggttaattaaagtttttttttttttcatctgtgtatacaaaaatatgaattttcataaacatcCATAGTCTATTTATAACTTTGCTAAGAATATAAAGTAttcgatataattttaaaagataatCGAACACTTCCTTTGCAATAATTaagtaaagaaattgaatgatCTGCTGTCGGTGTTTTACTTCCATTAACTcgtgaaataataaagaaggACAGAACGCACGTTATTAGattaaaagaacatttttattacagattATAATCAACtattggaaattttatttgaacaccatgtatacaataaattaaagttcacaaaaatgaaataaaaaaatcttcaTTCTTATACATCCTTGATGATAAACGATttaattatagtttttaatGTTACTTTCAGGGTGGATCAATTCAGCTATAAATCCATTCATCTACGCCTTTTACTCGGCCGATTTCAGAATCGCATTCTGGCGACTGACTTGTCGAAAATGTTTCAAGAGTAGAAGTAATTTGGATCGAAGCAATCGAAAATTACCGACTCCAGCTAACTGGAAGAAGGAAGCATCGAGGACGTGAAAATAGTGGAAcaatgatgaaaataaaaatccatcgATCGCTGTGATCGGAACAGAGGTCACTGTGATTTACCTAAGAGTGCGACTCGTGTTGTATCGAATGAGACacgtaattaaacaaattcaaacaagACATCAATCTCATGATACACGTAACTTGTTCGAAATATACAGTATTTTACAATCGGTAATAACTAAACAGGTGATTACAACATTTATAAACTGCGAATACATGGTATTATTTGGAACATGTCTGTATCAcgactttattaaaattggatTACTTCACAAACAACTGTTACAGCTATTAGATCTGAATACATTTTTACCTAAGCAGGAGTTTCACTTTCATTTCACTTACAAAAAAGCGGATATGGCTAACAAGTATAATAGTTGGGTACCGCATGAATCATTCATcgaagaagaatttatatctatttatatCCTTGTTATAACGGCACAATAATTGCTCGTTTTCAAAGCAACTGGTAACTGGtgataaaaaatcatttttgggTGAAAATAAAGGGTGAAATAGAAAGATATACAGAATAGGATATTTAGGGGTACATACCTAAATATCTGAATGCAGTAATCCCTTGATAATCTCTGCTACTGTTTGTTTTGAATTATCGCCAACCACTTGTTGATTCGCTTTCCTGATTGCCAAATAAACATAAGTGGGTCGGCCGCCGAGCgactggttatgaaaaaattttttcatgaTTACTTCATTGGAAAATCTAATACttttttcgataataatttcttgtgTTGTTAGAAGAAATAACGTTTCTTTAAAACTTACACTCATAATTAATGTGAATTGCGGAATATGTTACTttgttacagaaaatattaacttaCCTTCTTTGGCGACTGTGACTATGCTTCGCTTTCGCATTGtaaatgtattcaaatatttgccTTTTTTATCttatgattatttttctattatatatatcaGTTCCATTCATATTCTTATCAGTTATTACATCATGTACGGATAATAAAAGACGTAGCATCGATCACTGGGTATGAAATATGatcaaatttcgtttttctcgtgtctgtatttgtacaatatccgtttatacatttttgttgcaATTAGATGTGTTTCTAACTGAGTGTCTCTATGTGCGGAAACAGTTATGAGCGCTTGTAGCGACAAATGCCGGAACTATATTTCCGGAGACtttcaatattacatttgtgaCAGTTTTCTAATTATAATGATACCACATATAATACAATTCGGATCATATTTACAGTAATTTATGGACGACGCGGAGAAAAAGTCTTTTCGAAAAAGTCTTTTCGATTCAGCTCCCCTACTGGCTAAATGTTTTACTGAATTTACTTCTTCTAGTGGCCTCTCAATTTTTATGTCGCGTCGATCTTTTCGGCGACGGAATCCATTCCCTTGATGTGCAggacccagagccaaactccgagttgacttcagcggcagttgcggaaaaagtaggaaactccgggataaggacagagagggcgatacataaattgcaggagagacgaggacaggacgattaggctagcatgattttttttccagggacagtgaagcaaagaagcaatattttctaataattctggtttttatatatttgttacactttggcggatgcgacaccaaggcctgattttgcaatttcggccttaaaactttataaacaataaaatgaagatagcaaacatacttttattgtttgtaGGAGTTGTAGGAgtcagttattttttttttttttactttttcttccatttgtaTCACGTTTtgttatgttttgtttttgcaatgtttgtttaatataattaaattgttatttacaaactataatgacgtaagtttttataaaagcttgtagaaaaCACCTTTCACGtcctgacttctttttcaatgcgatagaaaacataaaaattgcacaatattgtataaaaataatcttaatatgtAAAAAGGTTGTTTCCATGACAAAACATAATACaaagggaagaaaaagtaaaaaaaaaaataagtggctcctaccgggatcgaacGGCGTCCAGCGCAAAGCTAGAGTTTCGAAGCGACAACGAGAATAGAAAGAAACAGTTCGATGAAGAAGGATGAGAGACTGAGAGTCGACGTTGGCAAATGTAAGGATACGGGATGCTAAGCGCGATCTCGACTTCAGTGAAACGGCAACAGTGTAGAGAGACGC
This genomic interval carries:
- the LOC128881662 gene encoding LOW QUALITY PROTEIN: 5-hydroxytryptamine receptor-like (The sequence of the model RefSeq protein was modified relative to this genomic sequence to represent the inferred CDS: inserted 1 base in 1 codon), coding for MSNRTNLTKLTGGTWILGEILCISWVSLDILLCTASILSLCAISIDRYLAITQPLIYSRRRRSKRLAGLMIVAVWILAGAITSPPLLGCFPRATNRDSKKCSYNMDSSYVIFSAMGSFFLPMLVMLYVYGRISCLIASRHRNLEATGSENIKPRRNVLIERAKSIRVRRTECVTNTVTCDRASNEAEPPTTSKKSGIVRSHQQSCINRAAKETKTAGTLAVVVGGFVACWLPFFILYLATPFVPMNPPDVLMPALTWLGWINSAINPFIYAFYSADFRIAFWRLTCRKCFKSRSNLDRSNRKLPTPANWKKEXIEDVKIVEQ